A window of Babylonia areolata isolate BAREFJ2019XMU chromosome 2, ASM4173473v1, whole genome shotgun sequence contains these coding sequences:
- the LOC143301313 gene encoding uncharacterized protein LOC143301313 translates to MDQSFVKTGVVQTTTRHRRRFDDGGRSGQMVNYAPYTHQAWHQQTSPLELTTTVGRIKVSVYRTDITKLPVDAIVNAANEHLAHGGGVAYAIARAAGFSLESDGNEYIRKFGPLKVTQVVATTGGALPCRKVLHAVGPRWTDYKDKTQCYQHLSDTVYNCFSLASMNGFTSLAVSSISSAIFGVPQQTCSECYLAAVQRFDVEWGHRTSLQHIYFVDVNDTMVFVIQNTFWNFWNTPVTVQHGGSQFASALRDSAPVSESRGWKRRWPEPTSVGPTGPQPTGPQPTRPQPTRPEPTSPDVQPSQLSSHQAGGDQILENHWSRHHPGDSTAVVDCHGIRVLFQCKDDINVSTDAIVLWQFEGHSFEDTLSRKFMSVNSKFSSEFVPNYGMKVHHRGDIDITESDSRMVLLPVVGLYHRDSQQEIHAAAQKVLIEVNQARRRTVAFPGYPYRRHHNSDQELEAFAVALYQAVKNVSTMPVVEITEIYIVHPEEKSIQTLKECFERAVDNTDKAKPDRRQNSRHSTTPVCSVCRNEKQCKTLDTCGHHLCDDCSKQLREPKCPDCGAAWGEIHGDQPKGTMKVKYDKTQQLPGFPPGTFVILYKFPGGKHSEQARQYAGERYRGKEQTAYLPDVPEGRKVLMLLKIAFDRRLLFRLVEIQGSCHSHGRPKYRITLNGIEHKTAKKQAGRYSFPDDGYLNRVQQQLAAVGVFASDLTEQQITGFEFNSFFGMSVEHSGQNI, encoded by the exons ATGgatcagtcttttgtgaagacagGAGTGGTCCAAACCACAACCAGACACAGGAGAAGGTTTGATGATGGTGGACGGTCAGGACAGATGGTGAACTATGCTCCATACACACACCAGGCCTGGCATCAGCAAACTAGTCCACTTGAACTGACCACAACTGTTGGCCGGATTAAAGTGTCTGTGTACAGGACTGACATCACCAAGCTGCCTGTAGATGCCATTGTGAATGCTGCCAACGAGCACCTTGCTCATGGAGGTGGTGTGGCCTATGCCATTGCTCGTGCTGCTGGCTTTTCTCTGGAATCGGATGGAAATGAGTACATAAGAAAGTTTGGTCCACTGAAAGTGACCCAGGTTGTGGCCACAACAGGCGGTGCCCTGCCTTGCAGGAAGGTTCTCCATGCTGTGGGACCTCGCTGGACTGACTACAAGGACAAAACACAGTGTTACCAACACCTAAGTGATACAGTTTACAACTGTTTTTCACTGGCCTCGATGAATGGGTTCACTTCTCTTGCTGTCTCCTCCATTAGCTCAG CAATATTTGGTGTTCCTCAGCAGACCTGCTCAGAATGTTACCTGGCTGCAGTGCAGAGGTTTGATGTAGAATGGGGACACAGGACCAGCCTCCAGCACATCTACTTTGTTGATGTCAACGACACCATGGTCTTTGTTATACAAAACACTTTCTGGAACTTCTGgaacactccagtcacagtccAGCATGGGGGGTCACAGTTTGCATCTGCATTGCGAGACAGTGCTCCCGTCAGTGAGTCAAGAGGGTGGAAACGTCGTTGGCCAGAGCCCACAAGTGTAGGGCCAACAGGGCCACAGCCGACAGGGCCACAGCCCACAAGGCCACAACCCACAAGGCCAGAGCCCACAAGTCCTGATGTCCAGCCTTCCCAACTGAGCTCACATCAAGCTGGAGGTGACCAGATACTGGAAAATCATTGGAGCAGACACCATCCTGGAGACAGTACTGCAGTTGTTGACTGTCACGGCATCCGTGTTCTGTTCCAGTGTAAAGATGACATCAATGTCAGCACAGATGCCATTGTTCTTTGGCAGTTTGAGGGTCACAGTTTTGAAGATACATTGTCAAGGAAATTTATGTCTGTGAACAGTAAATTTTCCAGTGAGTTTGTTCCTAATTATGGAATGAAAGTACATCACAGAGGGGACATTGATATCACAGAGTCAGACAGCAGAATGGTGCTGTTGCCTGTGGTTGGCCTGTACCACAGAGACAGTCAACAGGAAATCCATGCAGCTGCACAGAAAGTCCTCATCGAAGTGAACCAGGCCAGAAGGAGAACTGTTGCCTTCCCAGGATATCCATATAGAAGACATCATA ATTCAGATCAGGAGCTAGAAGCATTTGCTGTGGCTTTGTACCAGGCAGTGAAAAACGTCAGCACCATGCCAGTTGTAGAAATAACAGAAATTTACATTGTCCACCCTGAAGAAAAGAGCATACAAACATTGAAAGAATGCTTCGAAAGGGCTGTTGACAACACTGACAAAGCCAAACCAGACAGGAGGCAGAATTCAaggcacagcaccacacctgtctgCTCAGTGTGCCGGAACGAGAAGCAGTGCAAGACCCTGGATACATGTGGACACCATCTCTGTGATGACTGTTCTAAACAATTGAGGGAGCCAAAGTGTCCTGATTGTGGGGCAGCATGGGGTGAAATACATGGTGACCAGCCAAAGGGAACAATGAAAGTCAAGTATGACAAAACACAGCAGCTACCAGGGTTTCCTCCAGGGACATTTGTCATTTTATACAAATTCCCAGGCGGGAAACACAGTGAGCAA GCTAGGCAGTATGCAGGAGAAAGATACCGTGGAAAAGAACAAACTGCCTATCTTCCTGATGTACCTGAGGGCCGAAAAGTTCTGATGCTCCTGAAGATAGCATTTGATCGACGCCTGCTTTTCCGACTGGTTGAGATCCAGGGATCCTGTCACTCTCATGGAAGACCAAAATATCGTATAACCTTGAATGGCATTGAACACAAGACAGCCAAAAAGCAAGCTGGCAG